A genomic region of Zea mays cultivar B73 chromosome 6, Zm-B73-REFERENCE-NAM-5.0, whole genome shotgun sequence contains the following coding sequences:
- the LOC103630349 gene encoding pentatricopeptide repeat-containing protein At2g30780, whose amino-acid sequence MSGSLPSLNPSRRRRPTPPQPPPMSRRPACSLLPLLRSRRCLYDATTARPFTSVSVPPDVISSTWPPHSPSPLHPPPDPAGTWCSASCSSTSPALPPFTASHLRAAVSLLATSLTALPGPDPDPVSALHDHSFPTLLAVSPLASLELLSLLRSRPRLGLAVFSFRRVLSPVPSISEFALAISLAGRAGDHDAAAALFADGTAIHSPNLGLYNALMSAYMHSGLLDNCIEVFHALERDPRCGPPNVDSYNILIALFGRSILVDHMERTLQSLDASGQPRTIGTYNAIISGYLTAWMWDKMEASFQEMVSFHVAPDATTHKLMLRGYAHAGMICKMEQAYERACKLGIKVDILHIRAMLCAYCKFYHVGRIQKIEDLLKKLGPDDYRPWLNVLLIKVYAQEGLTEGMELYISEALERNTIVTAVKVMRSIICNYFQYDAVDRLALFVRRAEDAGWKLCRSLYHCKMVMYGKHYRLEEMHGVLDEMECLKFDRTKKTFWIMYKAYVSCGRRTEANTIIGMMWKHGFAVRDDMSDQ is encoded by the coding sequence ATGAGCGGATCCCTCCCTAGCCTAAACCCCTCGCGCCGCCGCCGGCCTACGCCGCCGCAGCCTCCTCCCATGTCCCGCCGCCCCGCCTGTTCCCTCCTCCCTCTGCTCCGAAGCCGCCGCTGCCTTTACGACGCCACCACCGCTAGGCCCTTCACCTCCGTCTCTGTCCCACCCGACGTGATCTCCTCCACCTGGCCGCCGCACTCCCCGTCGCCTCTTCATCCTCCGCCCGATCCGGCCGGGACGTGGTGCTCAGCCTCTTGTTCTTCTACCTCGCCGGCGCTCCCGCCCTTTACCGCATCCCATCTCCGAGCCGCCGTCTCCTTGCTCGCCACCTCGCTCACCGCGCTCCCGGGGCCTGACCCGGACCCGGTGTCCGCCCTCCACGACCACTCCTTCCCTACCCTCCTCGCCGTCTCGCCGCTCGCGTCACTTGAGCTCCTCTCGCTGCTCCGGTCCAGGCCTCGGTTAGGGCTCGCTGTATTCTCATTCCGCCGTGTGCTCTCCCCGGTGCCCTCTATCAGTGAGTTTGCCCTCGCCATCTCGCTCGCGGGCCGCGCCGGAGACCATGACGCGGCGGCCGCGCTCTTTGCCGACGGCACCGCTATTCATTCCCCTAACCTAGGGCTTTACAACGCTCTTATGTCGGCATACATGCACAGCGGCCTCCTTGACAACTGCATCGAGGTCTTCCACGCGCTGGAGCGCGATCCCAGGTGCGGTCCGCCTAACGTGGACTCGTACAACATCCTCATCGCCCTGTTCGGTCGCTCCATCCTCGTTGACCACATGGAGCGCACGCTCCAGTCGCTGGACGCTTCTGGCCAACCCCGCACTATTGgtacttacaatgcaatcatctcTGGTTACCTCACCGCATGGATGTGGGACAAAATGGAAGCGTCGTTTCAGGAGATGGTGTCGTTCCATGTTGCTCCAGATGCTACTACGCATAAGTTGATGTTAAGAGGATATGCACATGCCGGGATGATCTGTAAAATGGAGCAAGCTTATGAGCGTGCTTGCAAGCTTGGCATAAAGGTTGACATTTTGCATATACGTGCAATGCTGTGCGCATACTGCAAGTTTTACCATGTAGGTAGAATCCAAAAGATTGAGGATTTGCTCAAGAAGTTGGGTCCTGATGATTACAGGCCATGGCTAAATGTCCTCTTAATTAAGGTGTATGCTCAGGAGGGGTTGACCGAGGGGATGGAGCTGTATATTTCTGAGGCATTGGAACGCAATACCATTGTTACCGCAGTAAAGGTGATGCGGTCCATCATATGTAACTATTTTCAGTATGACGCGGTTGACAGACTTGCACTTTTTGTCCGACGGGCCGAAGATGCTGGTTGGAAGCTGTGCCGGAGTTTGTACCACTGCAAGATGGTGATGTATGGGAAGCACTATCGGTTGGAAGAGATGCATGGGGTGCTCGATGAGATGGAATGTTTGAAGTTTGATCGAACAAAGAAGACATTTTGGATCATGTACAAGGCATATGTTAGTTGTGGTAGGAGGACTGAAGCCAACACTATAATTGGCATGATGTGGAAGCATGGGTTTGCTGTTCGTGACGACATGTCTGATCAATAA